A window of Primulina tabacum isolate GXHZ01 chromosome 4, ASM2559414v2, whole genome shotgun sequence contains these coding sequences:
- the LOC142543293 gene encoding 2-deoxy-glucose resistant protein 2-like, translated as MSKSWEEGDDDECFHDSFDRLVSSSNTSCSCSPYSSEPEEEYDHYPDYSSEDHNAVQSGPVPRFPVGVCENYDLWTSQPLSVEERRLHLLRQMGLSRNSSLLRHRPSQTVLLSPDHLNPGDKSPSFSGDISNTLDSSRNYVISGDLSSRVSVTGIVRSKSDANCDSGQNLEARCNNSVGNDSAGGIDATVNNGNQSSGCESTVNISSSPGKLPKKIDVDGTRYGSLNSPMPASKNELYENLECDDESGVCMIKNLDNGKEFVVNELREDGMWEKIEEVGTGRQFTMEEFSSEMSVGTSPIVQELMRRQNVEERNKEGLDSKTDGSCGSGSKMKRRGSWLRNIKNMASSVAGIKDRRSSDERETSSEKGGRRSSSATDDSQDVSFRGPERVRVRQYGKTVKELTAMYKSQEIQAHNGSIWTIKFSLDGWYLASAGEDRVVHVWQVVETEKKGDCMFDKFEDGNFNLLFLANGSPDPSSVSPIIDSHSEKKRGRSSVSRKSLSVEQVLVPETLFSLSDKPICTFQGHSDDVLDLSWSKSHQILSSSMDKTVRLWDLSTKRCLKIFSHSDYVTCIQFNPVDDRYFISGSLDAKVRIWSIPDRQVIDWSDLHEMVTAACYTPDGQGALVGSYKGSCHIYNTSENKLQPKNQINLQNKKKKSHQKKITGFQFAPGSTSEVLVTSADSRIRVVDGVDLVHKFKGFRNTHSQISASLASNGKYVISASEDSFVYVWRHEVESQPNRSKGVSVTQSCELFHCLDVSVAIPWPSMLDQSEVQHSCSGGQNGMVDRFEEEVTAYHHSTPVEEANGSESSPLTSDRSSSPFNGTPSCATNNHLFDRISRTWSEEKLFTATKYHSPRVSVDYSNGFCQNRSAVGMVIVTAGLRGEIRIFQNFGLPVRI; from the exons ATGAGCAAATCTTGGGAAGAAGGAGATGATGACGAGTGCTTCCACGACTCATTCGATCGCCTCGTTTCTTCCTCCAACACTTCCTGTTCCTGCTCGCCTTACTCTTCCGAGCCCGAGGAAGAGTATGATCATTACCCTGATTACAGCTCAGAAGATCACAATGCCGTTCAATCCGGCCCCGTTCCAAGATTCCCTGTGGGCGTGTGCGAAAACTATGACCTTTGGACCTCCCAACCCTTGTCGGTGGAGGAGCGCCGGTTACACCTCCTCCGCCAGATGGGTCTCAGTCGGAACTCCTCTCTCCTGCGCCACCGCCCCTCACAAACTGTCTTACTTTCACCCGATCACTTGAACCCTGGGGACAAATCTCCGAGTTTTAGTGGTGATATTTCCAATACCCTTGATTCTTCTCGGAATTACGTTATTAGCGGTGATCTTAGTAGTAGAGTATCTGTTACTGGAATTGTGCGATCGAAGTCAGATGCAAACTGCGATTCAGGTCAAAATTTGGAAGCTCGGTGCAATAATTCCGTTGGCAATGACTCTGCTGGTGGGATTGATGCTACTGTAAATAATGGTAATCAGAGTAGTGGCTGTGAGTCAACGGTGAACATTTCCAGTTCTCCAGGTAAACTGCCGAAAAAGATTGACGTGGATGGGACACGATACGGGAGTTTGAATAGTCCAATGCCTGCTTCTAAGAACGAGTTGTATGAGAATTTGGAGTGTGATGACGAAAGTGGAGTCTGTATGATAAAGAACCTGGATAATGGGAAGGAGTTTGTGGTGAATGAGTTGAGGGAGGATGGGATGTGGGAAAAAATCGAGGAAGTAGGAACTGGGAGGCAATTCACCATGGAGGAGTTCTCCTCTGAGATGTCGGTTGGGACTTCACCCATTGTCCAGGAGTTGATGAGGAGGCAGAATGTCGAGGAGAGGAACAAGGAAGGTTTGGATTCTAAGACTGATGGTAGCTGTGGAAGTGGATCTAAGATGAAGAGAAGAGGAAGTTGGTTGAGGAATATCAAGAATATGGCTAGTTCTGTTGCAGGGATTAAGGATAGGCGGAGCAGTGATGAGAGGGAGACTTCTTCTGAGAAGGGTGGAAGAAGATCAAGCTCCGCCACTGATGATAGCCAAGATGTCTCCTTTCGTGGGCCGGAAAGAGTTCGTGTCAGGCAGTATGGTAAGACAGTTAAAGAGCTTACGGCAATGTATAAGAGCCAGGAGATACAGGCGCACAATGGATCAATTTGGACAATTAAGTTTAGTTTGGATGGTTGGTATTTGGCTAGTGCTGGTGAGGACCGTGTGGTTCATGTGTGGCAGGTCGTGGAAACGGAGAAGAAGGGAGATTGCATGTTTGATAAATTTGAAGATGGGAATTTCAATCTACTGTTTCTAGCTAATGGTTCTCCAGACCCCTCTTCAGTGTCACCAATTATAGATAGTCACTCGGAGAAGAAAAGAGGGAGGTCATCTGTAAGTAGAAAATCATTGAGTGTTGAGCAAGTGTTGGTACCAGAGACCCTTTTCTCTCTTTCAGATAAGCCCATCTGTACGTTTCAAGGACATTCAGATGATGTTCTTGATCTCTCATGGTCCAAATCTCAT CAAATACTATCATCTTCAATGGACAAAACAGTGCGGCTATGGGATTTGTCAACCAAGCGTTGCTTAAAGATCTTTTCACACAGTGACTATG TAACCTGCATCCAGTTCAATCCCGTCGATGATAGATATTTCATCAGTGGATCCCTGGATGCTAAGGTGCGCATATGGAGCATCCCTGATCGCCAAGTTATTGATTGGAGTGATTTGCATGAAATGGTTACTGCAGCTTGCTACACACCAGATGGACAG GGGGCTCTAGTTGGCTCATACAAGGGTAGCTGCCACATATACAACACATCTG AAAATAAATTACAACCAAAAAACCAGATAAACTTGCagaataagaagaagaaatccCATCAGAAGAAAATAACCGGTTTCCAG TTTGCACCTGGAAGTACATCTGAAGTGCTTGTCACATCTGCCGATTCAAGAATTCGAGTCGTAGATGGTGTTGATCTTGTTCACAAGTTCAAAG GTTTCCGCAACACACACAGTCAAATCTCAGCCTCCCTTGCGTCTAATGGGAAATATGTCATCTCAGCGAGTGAAGATTCCTTTGTTTATGTTTGGAGGCATGAAGTTGAATCACAACCAAACAGAAGTAAAGGTGTTTCCGTTACCCAATCTTGTGAGCTTTTCCATTGTCTAGATGTATCTGTGGCAATCCCTTGGCCTAGCATGTTGGATCAATCTGAGGTTCAACATAGTTGTTCTGGGGGGCAAAATGGTATGGTTGATCGATTTGAGGAAGAAGTAACAGCCTATCATCATAGTACACCTGTTGAAGAAGCTAATGGTAGTGAGAGCTCGCCATTAACATCTGATCGAAGTAGTAGCCCATTTAATGGAACTCCATCTTGTGCTACAAATAATCACCTCTTTGATAGAATCTCAAGAACATGGTCCGAGGAGAAACTTTTCACAGCTACTAAGTACCATAGTCCTCGTGTTAGTGTTGACTACTCCAATGGGTTTTGCCAAAACAGGTCAGCCGTGGGTATGGTGATAGTAACTGCAGGTCTTAGAGGAGAGATCAGGATTTTTCAGAATTTCGGGTTGCCAGTTCGAATATAG
- the LOC142543294 gene encoding protochlorophyllide reductase-like, with protein sequence MALHAAAFVPSAFTIHKEGKISTSLKESSLFGVSLAEHVKADYSCSAKREYGSRKLSALGVEAVATTTPTVTPSTPQGKKTLRKGTVVITGASSGLGLATAKCLAESGKWDVVMACRDFLKAEKAAKSVGMAKENYTIMHLDLSSLESVRQFVENFKRSGRPLDVLVCNAAVYQPTASESSFTAEGFELSVGTNHLGHFLLSRLLLDEMKKSDYPSKRLIIVGSITGNTNTLAGNVPPKANLGDLRGLQGGLTGLNTSAMIDGGRFDGAKAYKDSKVCNMLTMQEFHRRYHEETGIVFASLYPGCIATTGLFREHIPLFRLLFPPFQKYITKGFVSEEESGKRLAQVVSDPSLTKSGVYWSWNKDSASFENQLSQEASDGDKARKVWEVSEKLVGLA encoded by the exons ATGGCTCTACATGCAGCTGCTTTTGTTCCCTCTGCATTCACCATTCATAAGGAG GGAAAAATCAGTACAAGTTTGAAGGAATCTAGCCTTTTTGGAGTCTCACTCGCAGAACATGTCAAAGCTGATTATAGCTGTTCCGCCAAG AGAGAATATGGGTCAAGAAAGCTATCCGCATTGGGAGTTGAGGCAGTTGCCACAACCACCCCAACTGTCACCCCCTCCACACCCCAAGGGAAGAAAACTTTAAGAAAGGGCACCGTGGTGATCACTGGAGCCTCCTCCGGTTTAGGCCTTGCCACGGCTAAATGTTTGGCCGAGAGTGGGAAATGGGACGTTGTTATGGCTTGCAGGGACTTCCTCAAGGCCGAGAAAGCAGCTAAATCCGTTGGAATGGCAAAGGAAAACTACACCATCATGCATTTGGACCTCTCATCCCTCGAGAGTGTGAGGCAATTTGTTGAGAACTTCAAGCGTTCCGGCCGACCCCTGGATGTCCTCGTTTGCAATGCTGCTGTCTATCAACCAACAGCCAGTGAGTCATCATTCACGGCCGAGGGATTCGAGCTCAGTGTCGGCACTAATCATCTTGGTCACTTTCTTCTTTCAAGATTGCTTCTTGATGAGATGAAGAAATCCGACTACCCTTCGAAGAGACTCATAATTGTTGGTTCCATCACAG GTAACACAAACACGTTGGCTGGAAATGTGCCTCCAAAGGCCAATCTTGGGGACCTGAGGGGCCTGCAGGGTGGTTTGACTGGCCTCAACACCTCTGCCATGATAGACGGAGGGCGCTTCGACGGTGCTAAAGCATACAAGGACAGCAAGGTCTGCAACATGCTCACAATGCAAGAATTTCACCGCCGTTACCACGAGGAAACCGGCATCGTATTCGCTTCCCTATACCCCGGATGCATAGCCACCACAGGGCTATTCAGAGAGCACATTCCTTTGTTCAGACTCCTTTTCCCTCCATTCCAGAAGTACATCACCAAGGGATTCGTCTCAGAGGAGGAATCTGGCAAGAGGCTTGCACAG GTTGTGAGTGATCCTAGCTTGACAAAGTCTGGTGTGTACTGGAGCTGGAA